Proteins encoded within one genomic window of Lysinibacillus sphaericus:
- a CDS encoding bifunctional homocysteine S-methyltransferase/methylenetetrahydrofolate reductase, whose protein sequence is MGLLEKLKTHVLTADGAIGTVLYGYGLEYCHEEMNVQRPELIEKIHREYIAAGADVIQTNTYGANAIKLARYGLESRVQQFNEAAITIAKRAAADGGQFVLGTIGGIRGIRKSDATLEEILLTVEEQANVLLAGNPDGLLLETYYDFEELSATLKMLRSKTELPIIAQVSMHEPGVLQNGMTLNQALHELQALGADVVGVNCRLGPHHTIQAFEGVELPDKAFMSAYPNASLLDLEDGRVVYESEADYFGRAAVALRDQGVRLIGGCCGTTPKHIAAAKKYLEELTPVEAKYTKPEKVEIVREAEPATYEPLHEKVKRERSVIVELDTPRHLEIDGFIQGAKKLYEAGADVVMMADNSLASPRISNVAMGALLKETHGVRPLTHITCRDRNLIGLQSHLMGLNALGIHDILAVTGDPTKVGDFPGATSVYDVSSMELIQLIKQLNEGISFSGKPLRKKANFSVAAAFNPNVRVLDRAVARLEKKIEHGADYFISQPVYTKEKIVEIYEATKHLDAPIYIGIMPVTSYKSAEFLHHEVPGIKLSDDALSRMKACGEDKERSTLEGIAIAKELVEVAAEYFNGIYLITPFLRYDMTLELMKFIGQLDEQKKGVSIDG, encoded by the coding sequence ATGGGATTGCTAGAAAAGTTAAAAACACATGTGCTTACTGCGGATGGAGCCATTGGTACAGTATTATATGGCTACGGCTTAGAGTACTGTCATGAGGAAATGAATGTACAAAGACCGGAGTTAATTGAAAAAATTCATAGAGAATATATAGCTGCTGGTGCAGATGTCATTCAGACCAATACTTACGGTGCAAATGCGATTAAATTAGCACGTTACGGCTTAGAATCACGAGTGCAACAATTTAATGAAGCGGCGATCACGATTGCAAAACGAGCGGCAGCTGATGGCGGGCAATTTGTTTTAGGGACAATTGGTGGCATCCGTGGCATTCGTAAAAGTGATGCTACATTAGAGGAAATATTATTGACTGTTGAAGAACAAGCAAATGTGTTACTTGCAGGCAATCCTGATGGTCTTTTACTTGAAACGTATTATGATTTTGAAGAGTTAAGTGCAACGTTAAAAATGTTACGCAGCAAAACAGAGCTACCAATTATTGCACAAGTATCCATGCATGAGCCGGGTGTGTTGCAAAATGGAATGACGTTAAATCAAGCATTACATGAGTTACAAGCTCTTGGTGCAGATGTAGTAGGCGTCAATTGTCGTTTAGGTCCCCATCATACAATTCAAGCATTTGAAGGTGTGGAGCTTCCTGATAAAGCATTTATGTCAGCATATCCAAATGCGTCACTACTAGATTTAGAGGATGGGCGTGTCGTTTATGAGTCAGAAGCTGATTATTTTGGCCGAGCGGCAGTTGCATTGCGTGACCAAGGTGTTCGTTTAATCGGTGGATGTTGTGGTACGACACCTAAGCATATAGCAGCTGCGAAGAAATATTTAGAAGAGTTAACGCCGGTTGAAGCAAAGTATACGAAACCTGAAAAAGTAGAGATTGTGCGGGAAGCGGAACCTGCGACATATGAACCGCTACATGAAAAGGTGAAGCGCGAACGTTCGGTTATCGTAGAGTTAGACACTCCGAGACATCTAGAAATTGACGGTTTTATTCAAGGGGCAAAAAAATTATATGAAGCAGGTGCAGATGTCGTGATGATGGCTGATAATTCGCTTGCGTCTCCCCGCATTAGTAATGTCGCTATGGGTGCGTTATTAAAGGAGACACATGGTGTACGACCGTTGACGCATATTACGTGCCGTGACCGTAACTTAATTGGTCTACAATCCCATTTAATGGGCTTAAATGCACTTGGCATTCATGATATTTTAGCGGTTACTGGAGATCCAACAAAGGTAGGAGACTTCCCAGGTGCCACAAGTGTTTATGATGTTTCATCCATGGAGCTTATTCAATTAATTAAACAGTTGAATGAGGGGATATCATTTTCCGGTAAGCCACTTCGTAAGAAAGCAAATTTTTCTGTTGCGGCAGCATTTAACCCCAATGTTCGTGTATTAGATCGTGCAGTAGCACGCTTAGAGAAAAAGATTGAACATGGTGCGGATTATTTTATTTCTCAACCTGTTTATACAAAAGAAAAAATTGTGGAAATTTATGAAGCAACAAAGCATTTAGACGCCCCAATTTATATTGGTATTATGCCAGTAACGAGCTATAAAAGCGCCGAGTTTTTACATCATGAAGTACCAGGGATTAAATTATCAGACGATGCACTATCACGTATGAAGGCGTGTGGTGAAGATAAAGAACGTTCAACATTAGAAGGGATTGCAATTGCCAAAGAGTTAGTAGAAGTAGCGGCAGAATATTTTAATGGTATTTATTTAATTACACCGTTTTTACGCTATGATATGACGCTTGAATTAATGAAATTTATCGGACAATTGGATGAACAGAAAAAAGGAGTAAGTATAGATGGCTAA
- the metH gene encoding methionine synthase, protein MAKHLIEEQLEKRILILDGAMGTMLQNENLSAEDFGGEELDGCNENLVLTRPDVLEKVHRKYLEAGADIICTNTFGGTPLVLNEYNLGAKAEEINKRAVEIARKVVDEFSTPEWPRFVAGAMGPTTKTLSVTGGITFDELEENFYVQAKALIEAGSDVLLLETSQDMLNVKAGTLGVSRAFKETGKELPVMISGTIEPMGTTLAGQTIDAFYISIEHIKPLSVGLNCATGPEFMTDHIRSLAELSTGYISCYPNAGLPDEEGCYHESPESLSQKLKGFAEKGWLNIVGGCCGTTPAHIAAIREVLKDAKPRQLPEATHGHVVSGIEPLVYDDSMRPLFIGERTNVIGSRKFKNLIIDGKYEEAAEIARAQVKNGAHVIDICLANPDRDELADMRGFMQEVVKKVKVPLVIDSTDEKVIEEALKFSQGKAIINSINLEDGEERFDAVMPLVKKYGASLVVGTIDEQGMAVDRHRKLEIAERSYQLLTEKWGLAPEDIIFDPLMFPVGTGDEQYIGSALETIEGIRLIKEKMPRTLTVLGVSNISFGLPPVGREVLNAVYLYHCTQAGLDYAIVNTEKLERYASIPEAEIKLANDLLFNTNDETLAVFTDFYRDKKKEKTEADIPKTVEGRLAYYILEGTKEGLIEDLDAAREIFEAPLDIINGPLMEGMAEVGRLFNDNQLIVAEVLQSAGVMKAAVAHLEQFMEKNEDSSGKGKMVLATVKGDVHDIGKNLVDIILSNNGYKVVDLGIKVTPAQLIEAIRKEKPDFIGLSGLLVKSAQQMVITAQDFKAAGIDVPILVGGAALSRRFTETKIANEYEGPVIYSKDAMQGLEQVNLLMGSETRENFLAEIAESRQKRLEADEKRAARPAKEITVKPVRTVKDAPVFLPADVRRHVKKEYSVSHLYPYVNMRTLLGHHLGLKGQVQQLLDAGDTRATELKALVDDYLQSDILKPSGLYQFFPAQADGDDVIVYDPADSKTEIERFTFPRQQVEPFMCLADFLKTVESGEMDYIALMVVTAGQGVMATARQLKEEGKFLESHALQSTALELAEGFAERMHQEIRDQWGFPDNTDFTMRDRFAAKYQGQRFSFGYPACPNLEDQEKLFGLLKPEDIGVHLTEGFMMEPEASVSAIVFAHPDARYFNV, encoded by the coding sequence ATGGCTAAGCACTTGATTGAAGAGCAACTAGAGAAACGAATTTTAATTCTGGATGGCGCAATGGGTACAATGCTTCAAAATGAAAACTTATCAGCAGAAGATTTTGGTGGTGAGGAGCTTGATGGATGTAACGAGAATCTTGTATTAACTAGACCCGATGTGCTTGAAAAGGTTCATCGAAAATATTTAGAAGCTGGTGCGGATATCATTTGTACAAATACGTTTGGCGGTACACCTCTCGTATTAAATGAATATAATCTTGGGGCTAAGGCGGAAGAGATTAATAAACGTGCTGTGGAAATTGCACGCAAAGTAGTGGATGAGTTTTCTACTCCAGAATGGCCACGTTTCGTTGCCGGAGCGATGGGCCCAACGACGAAAACATTATCAGTCACTGGCGGTATTACCTTTGATGAACTAGAAGAAAACTTTTATGTACAGGCAAAGGCTCTAATTGAAGCAGGTTCAGATGTACTGCTACTTGAAACGAGTCAAGATATGCTCAATGTAAAAGCGGGGACACTAGGGGTGTCACGTGCCTTTAAAGAGACGGGCAAAGAATTACCGGTGATGATATCCGGCACGATTGAACCGATGGGTACAACATTAGCAGGGCAAACAATTGATGCTTTTTACATATCAATCGAACATATTAAGCCGCTTTCAGTCGGTTTAAACTGTGCAACTGGTCCAGAATTTATGACCGACCATATTCGTTCACTAGCAGAGCTTTCTACTGGCTATATTAGCTGTTATCCGAATGCTGGTTTACCGGATGAGGAAGGTTGCTATCATGAATCACCCGAATCCCTATCACAAAAATTAAAAGGTTTTGCGGAAAAAGGCTGGCTGAATATTGTCGGTGGTTGTTGTGGGACAACACCAGCCCATATTGCAGCAATTAGAGAAGTACTGAAGGATGCAAAGCCACGTCAATTGCCTGAAGCTACACATGGTCATGTCGTATCGGGTATTGAACCTTTAGTGTACGATGATTCAATGCGTCCATTATTTATTGGGGAACGAACAAATGTTATTGGCTCTCGAAAATTTAAAAATTTAATTATTGATGGTAAATATGAGGAAGCGGCAGAAATTGCACGTGCGCAAGTGAAAAATGGTGCACATGTTATCGATATTTGTTTAGCGAACCCTGACCGAGATGAATTGGCGGATATGCGTGGATTTATGCAGGAAGTTGTGAAAAAGGTTAAGGTTCCACTGGTTATCGACTCCACAGATGAAAAAGTAATTGAGGAAGCATTGAAATTTTCTCAAGGGAAAGCCATCATTAACTCTATTAACCTAGAGGATGGAGAAGAGCGTTTTGACGCCGTAATGCCATTAGTGAAAAAATATGGTGCTTCTTTAGTTGTCGGTACGATTGATGAGCAGGGGATGGCAGTAGATCGTCATCGTAAATTAGAAATTGCTGAGCGTTCTTATCAATTATTAACGGAGAAATGGGGCTTGGCTCCTGAAGATATTATTTTTGACCCGTTAATGTTCCCGGTAGGTACTGGAGATGAACAATATATTGGATCAGCACTTGAAACAATTGAGGGCATTCGTCTTATCAAAGAAAAAATGCCACGTACGTTAACGGTACTCGGTGTCAGTAATATTTCTTTCGGCTTACCACCAGTGGGTCGTGAAGTTCTGAACGCTGTTTATTTATATCACTGTACACAGGCGGGCTTGGATTACGCGATTGTAAATACAGAGAAATTAGAGCGTTATGCATCGATTCCTGAAGCGGAAATTAAGCTAGCAAATGATTTATTGTTTAATACAAATGATGAAACATTAGCGGTTTTCACTGATTTTTATCGTGATAAAAAGAAAGAGAAAACAGAAGCGGATATTCCGAAAACGGTGGAAGGGCGCTTAGCTTACTATATTTTAGAAGGAACAAAAGAGGGGCTTATTGAAGACTTAGATGCCGCTCGTGAAATTTTTGAGGCGCCGCTTGATATTATTAATGGGCCGCTGATGGAAGGGATGGCTGAGGTTGGTCGTTTATTCAACGATAATCAGCTTATCGTCGCAGAAGTATTACAATCAGCGGGGGTTATGAAGGCTGCTGTAGCACATCTTGAACAATTTATGGAAAAAAATGAGGACAGTTCTGGTAAAGGTAAAATGGTGCTCGCTACTGTAAAAGGTGATGTGCATGATATCGGTAAAAACCTAGTAGATATTATTTTAAGTAATAATGGCTACAAAGTCGTTGATTTAGGTATTAAAGTAACGCCAGCTCAGTTAATTGAAGCGATTCGTAAAGAGAAGCCTGATTTCATCGGACTATCTGGCTTACTCGTTAAATCTGCTCAGCAGATGGTGATCACTGCGCAAGACTTTAAGGCTGCTGGTATTGATGTGCCGATACTAGTAGGAGGGGCGGCGTTGTCTCGACGCTTTACTGAAACGAAAATTGCTAATGAATATGAAGGACCTGTCATTTACTCAAAAGATGCGATGCAAGGGCTAGAGCAAGTGAATCTGTTAATGGGTAGTGAGACGCGAGAAAACTTTTTAGCTGAAATAGCAGAGTCCCGCCAAAAACGATTAGAAGCAGATGAAAAACGTGCAGCACGACCTGCTAAAGAAATTACAGTGAAGCCTGTACGTACTGTGAAAGATGCACCGGTGTTCCTGCCAGCGGATGTTCGCCGTCATGTGAAAAAGGAGTACTCGGTGTCGCATCTATATCCATATGTAAATATGCGAACATTACTAGGGCATCACTTAGGGCTAAAAGGACAAGTTCAACAATTACTAGATGCAGGGGATACGCGAGCAACAGAATTAAAAGCATTGGTGGATGATTATTTACAAAGTGATATATTGAAACCTTCAGGCTTGTATCAATTCTTCCCAGCACAAGCTGATGGAGATGATGTCATCGTTTATGATCCTGCCGATAGTAAAACGGAAATTGAACGCTTTACATTCCCTCGCCAACAGGTGGAGCCATTTATGTGTTTAGCAGATTTCTTGAAAACAGTAGAAAGTGGAGAAATGGACTATATTGCATTGATGGTTGTCACAGCTGGTCAAGGTGTAATGGCGACAGCTCGTCAATTAAAAGAAGAAGGGAAGTTCCTTGAAAGTCATGCCCTTCAATCAACTGCTCTTGAGCTTGCTGAGGGCTTTGCGGAACGTATGCACCAAGAAATTCGTGATCAATGGGGCTTCCCAGACAACACAGATTTCACAATGCGAGACCGTTTTGCTGCGAAATATCAAGGGCAACGTTTCTCATTTGGCTATCCTGCATGCCCAAACTTGGAGGACCAAGAAAAATTATTCGGTTTGCTCAAGCCAGAAGATATAGGGGTTCATTTGACAGAAGGCTTTATGATGGAGCCAGAAGCTTCCGTATCAGCAATAGTTTTCGCGCATCCAGATGCGAGATATTTTAACGTGTAA
- a CDS encoding GNAT family N-acetyltransferase, translated as MIRFMEEKDLPEVLAIYNDVILTSKAVYRYEIQSLDEKKQWFLEHQAAGNPLLVFEEDGVVAGFANYSQFRPYPGYKHTMEHSVYVHKDHYQKGIASKLMHQLIDSAEKQGVKTLVAGIDGENIGSIKAHEKLGFEYAGTIKNAGYKFGEWLDLVFYQLHLTGPKK; from the coding sequence ATGATTCGATTTATGGAAGAAAAAGATTTACCTGAGGTTTTAGCTATTTATAATGATGTTATTTTAACAAGTAAAGCTGTATATAGGTATGAAATACAATCGTTAGATGAGAAAAAGCAATGGTTTCTTGAGCACCAGGCAGCGGGTAACCCGTTGTTAGTTTTTGAGGAAGATGGAGTAGTGGCGGGTTTTGCAAATTACAGTCAGTTCCGCCCTTATCCAGGTTATAAGCATACGATGGAGCATTCGGTATACGTACACAAGGACCATTATCAGAAAGGCATTGCCAGTAAGTTAATGCATCAATTGATTGATAGCGCAGAGAAACAGGGTGTGAAGACTTTAGTTGCCGGTATCGATGGCGAAAATATTGGCAGTATTAAGGCGCACGAGAAGCTAGGCTTTGAATATGCAGGAACAATAAAAAATGCGGGATACAAATTTGGAGAATGGTTGGATTTAGTATTTTATCAACTACATTTAACGGGACCTAAAAAGTAA
- a CDS encoding fatty acid desaturase — translation MATDKEKTKKLRQDVAPFAKSDTGKSVFQMVNTIAPLIVLWIAGYMLVDISPWLTAGLSVIAAGFVVRTFIIFHDCTHGSFFKSKKANDWVGLLTGVLTSFPYEKWKREHTIHHATSSNLDKRGIGDIDMMTVEEYLQSSKGQRLWYRFYRNPLVMFGLGPLYMVLVLNRFNRKDAKQKERMNTHLTNIIIAGICAGLIYTMGWQAFLLVQGVTLFIAGALGIWLFYIQHTYEDSYFEHDTDWDYVKAAVEGSSYYKLPKLLQWITGNIGFHHVHHLAPRVPNYNLEKAHKETPPLHTATTITLRTSLESLRYKLYDEELGKFVSFKEVNEIIKRKTKGSIAA, via the coding sequence ATGGCAACAGATAAAGAAAAAACGAAAAAGTTGCGCCAAGATGTAGCACCATTTGCGAAATCAGACACAGGTAAAAGTGTTTTTCAAATGGTTAACACAATAGCGCCGTTGATCGTCCTATGGATTGCTGGTTATATGTTGGTTGATATTTCGCCATGGTTAACTGCAGGTTTAAGTGTTATTGCTGCTGGTTTTGTCGTAAGAACATTTATTATTTTCCATGATTGTACCCACGGTTCATTTTTCAAAAGCAAAAAGGCAAACGACTGGGTTGGCTTATTAACTGGGGTACTAACATCGTTCCCTTATGAAAAATGGAAACGTGAGCATACAATTCACCATGCAACAAGCTCGAACTTAGATAAGCGCGGTATTGGTGATATTGATATGATGACAGTAGAAGAATATTTACAATCTTCTAAAGGTCAACGATTATGGTATCGTTTTTATCGTAATCCACTTGTAATGTTCGGCTTAGGTCCTTTATATATGGTATTAGTTTTAAATCGTTTTAACCGAAAAGATGCGAAGCAAAAAGAGCGTATGAATACGCATTTAACAAATATTATTATTGCCGGCATTTGTGCAGGGCTCATTTACACTATGGGTTGGCAAGCATTTTTATTAGTGCAGGGTGTTACTTTATTTATCGCAGGTGCATTAGGAATTTGGTTATTCTATATCCAACATACGTACGAAGATTCTTATTTCGAGCATGACACTGATTGGGATTATGTGAAAGCAGCGGTAGAAGGTAGTTCATACTACAAATTACCGAAATTATTACAATGGATAACAGGTAATATCGGCTTCCACCATGTACACCATTTAGCTCCGCGTGTACCGAACTATAATCTTGAAAAAGCGCATAAAGAAACGCCACCATTACACACGGCTACTACAATTACGTTACGTACAAGCTTAGAATCGTTACGCTATAAATTATACGATGAAGAACTTGGCAAATTTGTCTCTTTTAAAGAAGTCAATGAAATCATAAAACGAAAAACGAAAGGCAGTATCGCTGCTTAG
- a CDS encoding sensor histidine kinase → MRKRHSIIPNSPMLSVYLWIIFCFLPFFFIFRKSSYIEISIGITFLMLYFIFYRFSVNAKNGLVYMWISFEMVINITLTILFGYVYLSIFTAFFIGNIRRPVGFYIMYGLHIGFTVISTGFGFFVELHLFLSQLPFVVLTILAVVLLPLTIYSKNKRENLEGQLETANERIAELIVFEERQRIARDLHDTLGQKLSMIGLKSDLASRLIARDPQQALIEIKDIRQTASIALKEVRELVSDMRTNKFEDELMRISQILKAAEMEFVFEGDVDSLRVPPLVENVLSMCLKEAVTNIVKHSGATKCEIAFHQNFKEVHLIVRDNGQGITKKQALKTGNGLKGMRERLEFINGTFKIESENGTTLTVSIPVTITHQKVAENLKNL, encoded by the coding sequence ATGAGGAAACGGCATAGTATCATTCCGAATAGTCCTATGCTCAGCGTTTATTTATGGATTATTTTTTGTTTTCTCCCGTTTTTCTTTATATTTAGAAAATCATCGTATATTGAAATATCAATAGGCATTACCTTTTTAATGCTCTATTTTATTTTTTACCGATTTTCTGTGAACGCTAAAAACGGGCTTGTTTATATGTGGATTAGCTTTGAGATGGTCATTAATATTACGTTGACTATTTTGTTCGGCTATGTGTATTTATCGATTTTTACAGCCTTTTTCATTGGAAATATCCGTAGACCGGTTGGCTTTTACATAATGTATGGCCTCCATATTGGTTTTACTGTGATATCTACAGGATTTGGTTTCTTTGTTGAGCTACATTTATTTTTATCACAGCTTCCATTTGTTGTTTTAACGATTTTGGCAGTGGTGCTTCTACCGTTAACAATTTATTCGAAAAACAAGCGTGAAAATTTAGAAGGGCAATTAGAAACTGCAAATGAACGTATTGCCGAATTAATTGTTTTTGAGGAACGTCAACGTATAGCAAGAGATTTACATGATACGCTCGGTCAAAAATTATCCATGATTGGCTTAAAAAGCGATTTAGCATCTAGACTTATTGCACGGGATCCTCAGCAAGCATTAATCGAGATAAAAGATATTCGTCAAACAGCTAGTATTGCTTTAAAAGAGGTTCGAGAATTAGTATCGGATATGCGGACAAATAAATTTGAAGATGAGCTTATGCGTATATCTCAAATTTTAAAAGCGGCAGAAATGGAATTTGTTTTTGAGGGGGATGTGGACTCCTTACGTGTCCCACCACTTGTAGAGAATGTGTTGTCCATGTGTTTGAAGGAAGCCGTAACGAATATTGTGAAACATAGCGGCGCAACCAAATGTGAAATAGCCTTCCACCAAAACTTTAAAGAAGTACATTTGATTGTTCGCGATAATGGACAAGGCATTACGAAAAAACAGGCATTGAAAACAGGTAACGGCTTAAAAGGGATGCGCGAACGATTAGAGTTTATTAATGGCACATTTAAAATAGAAAGTGAAAATGGCACTACTTTAACGGTATCGATTCCAGTGACCATTACACATCAAAAGGTTGCAGAAAATCTGAAGAACCTATAG